Proteins encoded together in one Streptomyces sp. B1I3 window:
- a CDS encoding peroxiredoxin — protein MLTVGDKFPEFDLTACVSLESGKEFEQINHKTYEGQWKVVFAWPKDFTFVCPTEIAAFGKLNDEFADRDAQILGFSGDSEFVHHAWRKDHPDLTDLPFPMMADSKHELMRELGIEGEDGFAQRAVFVVDPNNEIQFTMVTAGSVGRNPKEVLRVLDALQTDELCPCNWTKGENTLDPVALLSGE, from the coding sequence GTGCTCACTGTCGGTGACAAGTTCCCCGAGTTCGACCTGACCGCTTGTGTGTCGCTGGAGAGCGGCAAGGAGTTCGAGCAGATCAACCACAAGACCTACGAGGGTCAGTGGAAGGTCGTCTTCGCGTGGCCGAAGGACTTCACCTTCGTGTGCCCCACCGAGATCGCCGCCTTCGGCAAGCTGAACGACGAGTTCGCCGACCGTGACGCCCAGATCCTCGGCTTCTCCGGCGACTCCGAGTTCGTGCACCACGCCTGGCGCAAGGACCACCCGGACCTGACCGACCTGCCGTTCCCGATGATGGCCGACTCGAAGCACGAGCTCATGCGTGAGCTCGGCATCGAGGGCGAGGACGGCTTCGCCCAGCGCGCCGTCTTCGTCGTCGACCCGAACAACGAGATCCAGTTCACGATGGTGACCGCCGGTTCCGTGGGCCGTAACCCCAAGGAGGTCCTGCGGGTCCTCGACGCCCTGCAGACCGACGAGCTGTGCCCGTGCAACTGGACCAAGGGCGAGAACACCCTCGACCCGGTCGCGCTCCTCTCGGGCGAGTGA
- a CDS encoding hydrogen peroxide-inducible genes activator — MTYVNQPNRPKQPSLSQLRAFAAVADHLHFRDAAAAIGMSQPALSGAVSALEVALGVQLIERTTRKVLLSPAGERLALRAHAVLEAVGEFMEEAEAVRAPFTGVLRLGVIPTVAPYLLPTVLRLVHERYPELDLQVHEEQTSSLLDGLAAGRLDLLLLAVPLGVPGVTELPLFDEDFVLVMEQGHPLGGREDVPRETLRDLPLLLLDEGHCLRDQALDICREAGRTQGAPVTTTAAGLSTLVQLVAGGLGVTLLPRTAVTVETGRNDALSTGYFTDPAPSRRVALAVRTGTARHEEFELFAAALRGAMGSLPVRVAEGG; from the coding sequence GTGACGTATGTAAATCAGCCGAATAGGCCCAAGCAGCCCAGCCTCTCCCAGCTGCGCGCCTTCGCCGCCGTGGCGGACCATCTGCACTTCCGGGACGCGGCGGCAGCAATCGGGATGAGTCAGCCGGCACTCTCCGGAGCCGTGTCCGCGCTGGAGGTGGCACTGGGTGTCCAGCTCATCGAGCGTACGACGCGCAAGGTACTGCTCTCACCCGCGGGGGAGCGGCTGGCGCTGCGGGCCCATGCGGTACTGGAGGCCGTCGGCGAGTTCATGGAGGAGGCCGAGGCCGTGCGCGCGCCCTTCACCGGCGTGCTCAGGCTCGGGGTGATCCCGACCGTCGCGCCCTACCTCCTGCCGACCGTGCTCAGGCTGGTCCACGAGCGCTATCCGGAGCTCGACCTCCAGGTCCACGAGGAACAGACGTCCTCACTGCTGGACGGGCTGGCGGCCGGCCGGCTGGACCTGCTGCTGCTCGCCGTGCCGCTCGGGGTGCCGGGGGTCACCGAACTTCCCCTGTTCGACGAAGACTTCGTCCTGGTGATGGAGCAGGGGCACCCGCTGGGCGGGCGCGAGGACGTCCCGCGCGAGACACTGCGGGACCTGCCGTTGCTGCTGCTCGACGAGGGCCACTGCCTGCGCGACCAGGCGCTGGACATCTGCCGGGAGGCGGGGCGCACCCAGGGGGCGCCGGTGACGACGACCGCCGCGGGACTGTCCACCCTGGTGCAGCTGGTCGCGGGCGGCCTCGGGGTGACCCTGCTGCCGCGTACGGCGGTGACGGTGGAGACCGGGCGCAACGACGCGCTGTCCACCGGGTACTTCACGGATCCGGCCCCCTCGCGACGGGTGGCGCTGGCCGTACGCACGGGAACGGCACGGCACGAGGAGTTCGAACTGTTCGCGGCCGCGCTGCGCGGCGCCATGGGGTCGCTGCCGGTGCGGGTGGCGGAGGGCGGATGA
- a CDS encoding aspartate ammonia-lyase, with translation MDGSADSTRYRIEHDSMGEVEVPAHAKWRAQTQRAVENFPISGRRLERAHIEALGRIKAAAAKVNAELEVLDPEIADAIQEAAAEVVAGRWDEHFPIDVFQTGSGTSSNMNTNEVVATLATERLGREVHPNDHVNASQSSNDVFPSSIHIAATAAVTADLIPALEHLAAVLERKSAEFAEVVKSGRTHLMDATPVTLGQEFGGYAAQVRYGVERLHASLPRLAELPLGGTAVGTGINTPPGFSAAVIAEVARTTGLPLTEARNHFEAQGARDGLVETSGQLRTVAVSLTKICNDLRWMASGPRTGLAEINLPDLQPGSSIMPGKVNPVIPEAVLMVAAQVTGNDATVAAAGAAGNFELNVMLPVIARNLLESVRLLTNAARLLADRTVEGITANVERARTYAESSPSVVTPLNKYIGYEEAAKVAKKSLAEGTTIRETVLSGGYVERGDLTVEQLDEALDVLRMTRP, from the coding sequence ATGGACGGATCGGCCGACAGCACCCGGTACCGCATCGAGCACGACTCGATGGGTGAGGTGGAAGTACCCGCGCACGCCAAGTGGCGGGCCCAGACGCAGAGAGCCGTGGAGAACTTCCCCATCTCCGGCCGGCGGCTGGAGCGCGCGCACATCGAGGCCCTCGGCCGGATCAAGGCCGCTGCCGCCAAGGTCAACGCCGAACTCGAGGTGCTCGACCCGGAGATCGCCGACGCGATCCAGGAGGCGGCGGCGGAGGTCGTGGCCGGGCGGTGGGACGAGCACTTCCCCATCGACGTGTTCCAGACGGGCTCCGGCACCTCGTCCAACATGAACACCAACGAGGTCGTCGCCACGCTCGCCACCGAGCGCCTGGGCCGTGAGGTCCACCCCAACGACCACGTCAACGCGTCCCAGTCGTCCAACGACGTCTTCCCGTCCTCCATCCACATCGCCGCGACCGCCGCCGTCACCGCCGATCTGATCCCGGCACTGGAACACCTGGCCGCCGTCCTGGAGCGGAAATCGGCCGAGTTCGCGGAGGTCGTGAAGTCCGGCCGTACCCACCTGATGGACGCCACACCCGTCACGCTGGGCCAGGAGTTCGGCGGCTACGCCGCGCAGGTCCGCTACGGCGTCGAGCGGTTGCACGCCTCGCTCCCCCGCCTCGCCGAACTGCCACTCGGTGGTACGGCGGTGGGTACCGGGATCAACACGCCGCCCGGGTTCTCCGCCGCCGTGATCGCCGAGGTCGCGCGTACGACCGGGCTGCCGCTCACCGAGGCCCGCAACCACTTCGAGGCGCAGGGCGCCCGGGACGGTCTCGTCGAGACGTCCGGGCAGCTGCGCACCGTCGCCGTCTCGCTCACGAAGATCTGCAACGACCTGCGCTGGATGGCCTCCGGTCCGCGCACCGGACTGGCCGAGATCAACCTGCCCGACCTCCAGCCCGGCTCGTCGATCATGCCCGGGAAGGTGAATCCGGTCATCCCGGAAGCCGTCCTGATGGTCGCGGCCCAGGTGACGGGTAACGACGCCACGGTGGCCGCGGCGGGAGCGGCCGGCAACTTCGAGCTCAACGTGATGCTTCCGGTCATCGCGAGGAATCTGCTGGAGTCGGTGCGGCTGCTCACCAACGCCGCGCGGCTGCTCGCCGACCGGACGGTCGAGGGCATCACCGCCAACGTGGAGCGGGCCCGGACGTACGCGGAGTCCTCGCCCTCGGTCGTGACCCCGCTGAACAAGTACATCGGCTACGAGGAGGCGGCGAAGGTCGCCAAGAAGTCGCTGGCCGAAGGCACCACGATCCGCGAGACGGTGCTGTCCGGCGGATACGTCGAGCGCGGCGACCTGACGGTGGAGCAGCTCGACGAGGCCCTGGACGTGTTGCGCATGACACGGCCGTGA
- a CDS encoding SPFH domain-containing protein, producing the protein MSAPHDRPGTTDPGADLTPDAPEMPAPQVRETTAHSIPGGLGLLLTVLGVFLGVGLAVVGGVIGSNGHNGIGIPVFVLGLLLFIASLFCMSGVKMVAPGEARVIQLFGRYVGTIRADGLRWINPLTSSRKISTRVRNHETAVLKVNDAYGNPIELAAIVVWKVEDTAQALFEVDDFLEFVATQTEAAVRHIAIEYPYDAHEEGGLSLRGNAEEITEKLAVELTARVQAAGVLIIESRFSHLAYAPEIASAMLQRQQAGAVVAARQQIVEGAVGMVEMALTRIAEQDIVELDSERKAAMVSNLMVVLCGDRAAQPVLNTGTLYQ; encoded by the coding sequence ATGTCCGCACCTCACGACCGACCCGGCACCACCGACCCCGGCGCCGACCTGACGCCGGACGCCCCCGAGATGCCCGCTCCGCAGGTCAGGGAGACGACGGCCCACTCCATCCCCGGCGGCCTCGGGCTGCTGCTGACCGTCCTCGGGGTGTTCCTGGGCGTAGGACTGGCCGTCGTGGGCGGCGTGATCGGCTCCAACGGCCACAACGGCATCGGCATCCCGGTCTTCGTCCTCGGCCTGCTGCTCTTCATCGCCTCGCTCTTCTGCATGAGCGGTGTGAAGATGGTCGCTCCCGGCGAGGCCCGGGTCATCCAGCTCTTCGGCAGGTACGTCGGCACCATTCGCGCGGACGGCCTGCGCTGGATCAACCCGCTGACCTCCAGCCGCAAGATCTCCACCCGGGTCCGCAACCACGAGACGGCCGTCCTGAAGGTCAACGACGCCTACGGGAACCCCATCGAGCTCGCCGCGATCGTCGTCTGGAAGGTCGAGGACACCGCGCAGGCGCTCTTCGAGGTCGACGACTTCCTGGAGTTCGTCGCCACCCAGACCGAGGCGGCCGTCCGGCACATCGCGATCGAGTACCCGTACGACGCCCACGAGGAGGGCGGCCTCTCGCTGCGCGGGAACGCGGAGGAGATCACCGAGAAGCTGGCGGTCGAGCTCACCGCACGGGTGCAGGCGGCCGGCGTCCTGATCATCGAGTCGCGTTTCAGCCACCTCGCGTACGCCCCCGAGATCGCCTCGGCGATGCTCCAGCGCCAGCAGGCCGGGGCGGTCGTCGCGGCCCGCCAGCAGATCGTCGAGGGCGCGGTCGGCATGGTCGAGATGGCGCTGACCCGGATCGCGGAGCAGGACATCGTCGAGCTCGACTCCGAGCGCAAGGCGGCGATGGTCAGCAACCTGATGGTGGTGCTGTGCGGGGACCGCGCCGCCCAGCCGGTCCTGAACACGGGCACGCTCTACCAGTGA
- a CDS encoding SigE family RNA polymerase sigma factor, whose protein sequence is MTVEEFEEFYAQRAARLTGQLYVMLGDLHEAQDVVQEAFVKGWNRRRQLDRDGQPEAWIRTVAWRLAVSRWRLRRRTADAWTRTGAPPDIDGPGPERVALVEALRGLPPRQRRTLTLHYLCDLTVEQIADETGLSASTVKTHLVRGRAALAHRLQDPRMEEVTGA, encoded by the coding sequence TTGACCGTCGAGGAGTTCGAAGAGTTCTACGCCCAGCGGGCCGCGCGTCTCACGGGGCAGTTGTACGTGATGCTCGGCGACCTGCACGAGGCGCAGGACGTCGTGCAGGAGGCGTTCGTCAAGGGGTGGAACCGGCGGCGGCAGCTGGACCGCGACGGGCAGCCCGAGGCGTGGATCCGCACGGTGGCATGGCGTCTGGCGGTGAGCCGATGGCGCCTGCGGCGGCGTACGGCGGACGCGTGGACGCGCACCGGCGCGCCGCCGGACATCGACGGTCCGGGGCCGGAGCGCGTGGCGCTGGTGGAGGCGCTGCGAGGGCTGCCGCCCCGGCAGCGCCGCACGCTGACCCTGCATTACCTGTGCGACCTCACGGTCGAGCAGATCGCCGATGAGACCGGCCTGTCCGCCAGCACCGTCAAGACGCACCTGGTCCGCGGCCGCGCCGCGCTCGCTCACCGCCTGCAGGACCCGCGCATGGAGGAGGTCACCGGTGCCTGA
- a CDS encoding transglycosylase domain-containing protein gives MGRADARRAARSGGIRRLFTWRRMLGTFFGLCLLVVGAFGALYLYVDVPAANAQAEKQSNVYEYSDGTLLARTGSGVNREIVDLDVVPKKVQHAFVAAENKSFYRDQGVDLKGTTRGLLNTLTGKGKQGGSTITQQYVKNYYLTQDQTVTRKLKELVISLKVDQRTKKDDILAGYLNTVYYGRGASGIQAAAQAYYGVDAKDLDVSRGAYLAALLQAPSQYDWAVASPTGKKLVKERWAYTLDNMVDEGWLDKAERAKLTFPVPQPPKAAPGMEGQTGYLVEAANQEMARQGITEEMREAGGWTVTLNIDKKKQKQLEKSVDRELENQLDRKSNQVDATVQAGATSVDPKTGKVLALYGGVGATEHYISNATRRDYQPASTFKPLVLASALENGSTTQDGDLIGLDTVYDGTSRRPVVGSDVPYAPQNEDDISYDSPTVRTAMDKSINSVFAQMVVDVTPSAVKKTALAMGVPDRNFPETPSLTLGTMNASTWDMAGVYATLDNHGRKVTPTIVKSAVHRDRVMEPVDGTGSQVISRASADTVTDALTEVVDMGSGHEANTPAYDAAGKTGTAEENKAAWFAGYTPELTTVVALYGESPKGGTQVSLTGTANSGRANGGGFPARIWADYTLGALGGGSDATFDLEGVERGETTVTESPSTTPPETESPEATPSKEPETTPSQTPSETPGEESPPAEETPSESPSGTPSESPSSEGPDEDRPPGERPGSDTGLLGQ, from the coding sequence ATGGGTCGAGCGGATGCGCGACGAGCTGCCAGGAGCGGCGGCATACGCCGGCTCTTCACCTGGCGGAGGATGCTGGGCACCTTCTTCGGGCTCTGCCTGCTCGTGGTGGGCGCCTTCGGGGCGCTCTACCTGTACGTGGACGTGCCGGCGGCCAACGCCCAGGCCGAGAAGCAGAGCAACGTCTACGAGTACAGCGACGGCACGCTCCTCGCCCGTACCGGTTCCGGGGTCAACCGGGAGATAGTCGACCTGGACGTCGTACCCAAGAAGGTCCAGCACGCCTTCGTCGCCGCCGAGAACAAGTCCTTCTACCGGGACCAGGGCGTCGACCTCAAGGGCACGACGCGCGGACTGCTCAACACGCTGACCGGCAAGGGCAAGCAGGGCGGCTCCACGATCACGCAGCAGTACGTGAAGAACTACTACCTCACGCAGGACCAGACGGTCACCCGCAAGCTCAAGGAGCTGGTGATCTCGCTCAAGGTCGACCAGCGCACGAAGAAGGACGACATCCTCGCCGGCTACCTCAACACCGTGTACTACGGACGCGGCGCGAGCGGCATCCAGGCGGCGGCGCAGGCCTACTACGGGGTCGACGCCAAGGACCTCGACGTCTCCCGGGGCGCCTACCTCGCGGCGCTGCTCCAGGCGCCCAGCCAGTACGACTGGGCGGTCGCCTCGCCGACCGGCAAGAAGCTGGTCAAGGAACGCTGGGCCTACACGCTGGACAACATGGTCGACGAGGGATGGCTGGACAAGGCGGAGCGCGCGAAGCTGACGTTCCCCGTCCCGCAGCCCCCGAAGGCCGCCCCCGGCATGGAGGGCCAGACCGGTTACCTCGTCGAGGCGGCCAACCAGGAGATGGCGCGCCAGGGCATCACCGAGGAGATGCGCGAGGCCGGCGGCTGGACGGTCACCCTCAACATCGACAAGAAGAAGCAGAAGCAGCTCGAGAAGTCGGTCGACCGCGAGCTGGAGAACCAGCTGGACCGCAAGAGCAACCAGGTCGACGCGACCGTCCAGGCGGGCGCCACGTCCGTGGACCCGAAGACGGGCAAGGTGCTCGCGCTCTACGGCGGCGTGGGCGCCACCGAGCACTACATATCCAACGCCACCCGCCGGGACTACCAGCCCGCCTCCACCTTCAAGCCGCTCGTGCTCGCCTCGGCACTGGAGAACGGCTCGACCACCCAGGACGGCGACCTGATCGGCCTCGACACGGTCTACGACGGCACCAGCAGGCGCCCCGTGGTCGGCAGCGACGTCCCGTACGCCCCGCAGAACGAGGACGACATCAGCTACGACAGCCCGACCGTCCGGACGGCGATGGACAAGTCCATCAACTCCGTCTTCGCGCAGATGGTCGTGGACGTCACCCCCTCCGCCGTGAAGAAGACCGCGCTGGCCATGGGCGTACCGGACAGGAACTTCCCCGAGACGCCCTCGCTGACCCTCGGCACCATGAACGCCTCGACGTGGGACATGGCCGGGGTGTACGCCACGCTGGACAACCACGGCAGGAAGGTCACCCCGACCATCGTCAAGTCCGCGGTGCACCGTGACCGCGTCATGGAGCCCGTGGACGGTACCGGCAGCCAGGTGATCAGCCGGGCCTCCGCCGACACCGTGACCGACGCGCTGACCGAGGTCGTGGACATGGGATCCGGTCACGAGGCGAACACCCCGGCCTACGACGCCGCCGGCAAGACCGGAACGGCGGAGGAGAACAAGGCGGCGTGGTTCGCCGGCTATACCCCCGAGCTCACGACGGTCGTCGCCCTGTACGGCGAGTCCCCCAAGGGCGGTACGCAGGTCAGCCTCACCGGCACGGCCAACTCCGGCCGGGCCAACGGAGGCGGCTTCCCGGCCAGGATCTGGGCGGACTACACCCTGGGAGCACTCGGCGGCGGCTCCGACGCGACCTTCGACCTGGAGGGCGTGGAACGCGGTGAGACGACGGTGACCGAGAGCCCTTCCACCACGCCTCCGGAGACCGAGTCACCGGAGGCGACCCCGTCGAAGGAGCCGGAGACGACGCCCTCGCAGACTCCGAGTGAGACCCCGGGTGAGGAGTCGCCGCCGGCCGAGGAGACGCCCAGCGAGTCGCCCTCCGGGACACCGAGCGAATCGCCCAGTTCCGAGGGACCCGACGAGGACCGGCCGCCGGGCGAGCGCCCGGGCAGCGACACCGGCCTGCTGGGGCAGTGA
- a CDS encoding mannosyltransferase family protein, translating into MSATSSRPRESAPVSVHRSATRERLQAPPPAEGEAGPRLSPRGLLGSLPFRLDTADRQVLWLYLLTRAAVWTTAYSARHLFPADRGAHQAGSVASSFEQWDWGHYLHIARDGYFPGQAGPWTAGWDHREAFFPGFPLVLRAVHTVVPHWTAAGLLISFVSGAVAVLALARIARLHLPRKEAGRRAVLMLLCSPCAVFLAAGYTESLFLALALPAWLAARRHHWPLAATLTALATTVRVSGLFLAAALVLHFLLSAPAHRRARHLPWLALPALPAAAYTYYLHTRTGDWMAWKHAQEQGWYRTFHAPWEAWGNTWNAAFGHAQTTGYAFMSQAELAAMVVGLLLCGLLVRRRRPAEALYIALSLWALGTSYWYTSVPRATLLWWPLWITLALWSLRRPRFLAAYLCVAAPLTTVFALAFLSGRWAG; encoded by the coding sequence ATGTCCGCCACGTCGTCCAGGCCGCGTGAGAGCGCGCCCGTGTCCGTACACCGTTCCGCGACGCGGGAACGGCTTCAGGCACCCCCGCCGGCAGAGGGCGAGGCCGGCCCCCGCCTCTCGCCTCGGGGCCTCCTCGGCTCCCTGCCCTTCCGCCTGGACACGGCCGACCGTCAGGTCCTGTGGCTGTACCTGCTGACGCGCGCGGCCGTCTGGACCACCGCCTACTCCGCCCGTCACCTGTTCCCGGCGGACCGCGGTGCCCATCAGGCCGGCTCGGTCGCGTCGTCCTTCGAGCAGTGGGACTGGGGGCATTACCTGCACATAGCCAGAGACGGCTACTTCCCCGGGCAGGCGGGCCCCTGGACGGCCGGGTGGGACCACCGTGAGGCGTTCTTCCCCGGCTTCCCCCTCGTCCTGCGGGCCGTCCACACCGTCGTCCCGCACTGGACCGCGGCCGGCCTGCTGATCTCCTTCGTCTCCGGCGCCGTCGCCGTCCTGGCGCTGGCCCGGATCGCGCGGCTGCACCTGCCCCGGAAGGAAGCGGGCCGACGTGCCGTCCTGATGCTCCTGTGCTCGCCCTGCGCGGTGTTCCTGGCCGCGGGTTACACCGAGTCCCTCTTCCTCGCGCTGGCCCTCCCCGCCTGGCTCGCCGCCCGCCGCCACCACTGGCCTCTCGCGGCCACGCTGACCGCACTGGCGACCACGGTCCGCGTGAGCGGCCTCTTCCTCGCCGCCGCCCTCGTCCTCCACTTCCTGCTGTCGGCACCCGCACACCGGCGCGCGCGCCACCTGCCGTGGCTGGCCCTGCCCGCCCTGCCCGCAGCCGCCTACACGTACTACCTGCACACGCGCACCGGCGACTGGATGGCCTGGAAGCACGCCCAGGAACAGGGCTGGTACCGCACCTTCCACGCCCCCTGGGAGGCATGGGGCAACACCTGGAACGCCGCCTTCGGCCACGCCCAGACCACCGGGTACGCCTTCATGTCCCAGGCCGAACTCGCCGCCATGGTGGTCGGGCTCCTCCTGTGCGGCCTGCTGGTCCGCCGGCGACGGCCGGCCGAGGCCCTGTACATCGCCCTCAGCCTGTGGGCCCTGGGCACCTCCTACTGGTACACGTCCGTCCCCCGTGCCACTCTCCTGTGGTGGCCGCTGTGGATCACGCTGGCCCTGTGGAGCCTGCGCAGACCGCGGTTCCTGGCCGCGTACCTGTGCGTGGCCGCGCCCCTGACGACCGTTTTCGCCCTCGCCTTCCTCTCGGGACGGTGGGCCGGCTGA
- a CDS encoding DUF402 domain-containing protein, which produces MTATEAGATEAGGGARWVPGDQILWRYRGNGGDDAVHICRPVTVVQDTDELLAVWMASGTECVRPVLADGTQVHAEPLATRYTRPRTTVRSRWFGSGVLKLARPGDPWSVWLFWDRGWLFRNWYVNLEEPRSRWAGGVDSRDHFLDISVHPDRSWEWLDEDEFAQAQRVGLMDRATAHRVRAAGHAALEVIRAWGSPFADGWEHWRPDPRWEVPRLPDDWDRPPVHSLS; this is translated from the coding sequence ATGACAGCCACGGAAGCAGGGGCTACAGAAGCGGGTGGCGGCGCGCGCTGGGTGCCGGGGGACCAGATCCTCTGGCGCTACCGGGGCAACGGCGGTGACGACGCCGTGCACATCTGCCGGCCGGTCACCGTCGTGCAGGACACCGACGAACTGCTCGCCGTGTGGATGGCATCGGGCACCGAGTGCGTGAGGCCGGTGCTCGCCGACGGCACCCAGGTGCACGCCGAGCCGCTCGCCACCCGCTACACCCGGCCGCGCACCACGGTGCGTTCGCGCTGGTTCGGCTCGGGTGTGCTCAAGCTCGCCCGGCCGGGCGATCCCTGGTCGGTGTGGCTCTTCTGGGACCGAGGCTGGCTCTTCCGCAACTGGTACGTCAACCTCGAGGAGCCCCGCTCACGCTGGGCCGGAGGAGTGGACTCCCGGGACCACTTCCTCGACATCTCCGTGCATCCCGATCGCAGTTGGGAGTGGCTGGACGAGGACGAGTTCGCCCAGGCGCAGCGGGTCGGGCTGATGGACCGGGCCACCGCGCACCGGGTCCGGGCGGCCGGGCACGCCGCGCTCGAGGTGATCCGCGCCTGGGGCTCCCCGTTCGCCGACGGCTGGGAGCACTGGCGGCCCGATCCCCGGTGGGAGGTTCCGCGCCTGCCGGATGACTGGGACCGCCCCCCTGTCCACAGCCTGTCGTGA
- a CDS encoding SpoIIE family protein phosphatase has product MTEHPTSHEGRQPLAARPQERARPRQQEDAPGAPAPGAAATASIPGPSAAPNPGPPSGPEIAAPGADHQATARREGDRLRFVGAATRRIARGIDLDEIVLGLCRASVPTFSDAILVYLRDPLPVGDERPVSPFVLRLRRTDRLRLAEEDADGGPEGERLRLPVIGPHTGPMPAADLCEVLAGGALAEVLRGVRPVFGDSAAARVALPELLGAGRSVPTGHRAILAPLRGRRRVIGAAVFLRGTDRPPFEANDLLVAAQLATHTALGIDKAVLYGREAYIADELQRTMLPDSLPQPTGVRLASRYLPAAETARVGGDWYDAIPLPGSRVALVVGDVMGHSMTSAAIMGQLRTTAQTLAGLDLPPQEILHHLDEQAQRLGSDRMATCLYAVYDPVAHRITIANAGHPPPVLLHLGGRAEVLRVPPGAPIGVGGVDFEAVELDAPAGATLLLYTDGLVESRIRDVWTGIEMLRERLAATAQLTGPDHSPPLEALCDDVLDMLGPGDRDDDIALLAARFDGIAPSDVAYWFLEPEDAAPGRARRLARRALSRWGLDDLSDEVELLVSEVVTNAVRYAERPVTLRLLRTDMLRCEVGDDSPQLPRQRRARETDEGGRGLFLVNRLAKRWGATRLSTGKVVWFEMSTSVS; this is encoded by the coding sequence GTGACGGAGCATCCCACCTCCCACGAAGGCCGGCAGCCCCTCGCCGCCAGGCCGCAGGAACGCGCCCGGCCGCGGCAGCAGGAGGACGCCCCCGGTGCCCCGGCCCCGGGCGCCGCTGCCACCGCTTCCATCCCCGGCCCCTCCGCGGCTCCGAATCCGGGTCCGCCCTCGGGCCCGGAGATCGCTGCTCCCGGTGCGGACCACCAGGCGACCGCCCGTCGCGAGGGTGACCGGCTGCGCTTCGTGGGTGCGGCGACCCGCCGGATCGCCCGGGGCATAGACCTGGACGAGATCGTGCTGGGCCTCTGCCGGGCCAGTGTGCCCACGTTCTCCGACGCCATACTCGTCTACCTCCGCGACCCGCTCCCGGTGGGTGACGAGCGTCCGGTCAGTCCCTTCGTGTTGCGGCTGCGCCGCACGGACAGGCTGCGGCTGGCCGAGGAGGACGCCGACGGCGGCCCGGAGGGCGAGCGGCTGAGGCTGCCCGTCATCGGCCCGCACACCGGGCCGATGCCCGCCGCCGACCTCTGCGAGGTGCTGGCGGGGGGCGCGCTGGCCGAGGTCCTGCGGGGCGTGCGGCCGGTGTTCGGGGATTCCGCGGCCGCCCGCGTCGCACTGCCCGAACTGCTGGGCGCGGGCCGGAGCGTGCCCACGGGCCACCGGGCGATCCTGGCACCGCTGCGCGGGCGGCGCCGGGTGATCGGCGCCGCCGTGTTCCTGCGGGGCACGGACCGGCCGCCCTTCGAGGCCAACGACCTGCTGGTCGCCGCCCAGCTGGCGACGCACACCGCGCTCGGCATCGACAAGGCGGTGCTGTACGGGCGTGAGGCGTACATCGCCGACGAGCTGCAGCGCACGATGCTGCCCGACTCGCTCCCCCAGCCCACCGGCGTGCGCCTGGCCTCGCGCTACCTCCCGGCCGCCGAGACGGCCCGGGTCGGCGGAGACTGGTACGACGCGATCCCGCTGCCCGGCAGCCGGGTAGCGCTGGTCGTCGGCGACGTGATGGGCCACTCGATGACGTCGGCGGCGATCATGGGCCAGCTGCGCACGACCGCGCAGACGCTGGCCGGTCTGGATCTGCCGCCGCAGGAGATCCTGCACCACCTGGACGAACAGGCGCAGCGGCTCGGCAGCGACCGCATGGCGACCTGCCTGTACGCGGTGTACGACCCCGTCGCCCACCGGATCACCATCGCCAACGCCGGCCATCCGCCGCCCGTGCTCCTCCACCTGGGCGGCCGGGCCGAGGTCCTGCGGGTGCCGCCCGGGGCGCCCATCGGCGTCGGCGGGGTCGACTTCGAGGCCGTCGAGCTGGACGCCCCGGCCGGGGCCACGCTGCTGCTGTACACGGACGGTCTGGTCGAGTCCCGGATACGCGACGTCTGGACCGGGATCGAGATGTTGCGCGAGCGCCTCGCGGCCACGGCCCAGCTGACCGGGCCGGACCACTCGCCGCCGCTGGAAGCGCTCTGCGACGACGTGCTCGACATGCTCGGCCCGGGCGACCGTGACGACGACATCGCGCTGCTGGCCGCCCGTTTCGACGGCATCGCCCCGAGCGATGTCGCCTACTGGTTCCTGGAGCCGGAGGACGCCGCCCCGGGCCGGGCCCGCAGGCTCGCCCGCCGGGCCCTCAGCCGGTGGGGGCTGGACGACCTCTCGGACGAGGTGGAGCTGCTCGTCAGCGAGGTGGTGACCAACGCCGTGCGGTACGCGGAGCGCCCGGTGACCCTGCGGCTGCTGCGCACGGACATGCTGCGCTGCGAGGTGGGCGACGACTCCCCGCAGCTGCCCAGGCAGCGCCGGGCCCGCGAGACGGACGAGGGCGGGCGCGGTCTGTTCCTGGTCAACCGGCTGGCGAAGCGATGGGGGGCGACCCGGCTCTCGACGGGCAAGGTGGTCTGGTTCGAGATGTCCACGTCCGTCTCGTAG